The Lepidochelys kempii isolate rLepKem1 chromosome 5, rLepKem1.hap2, whole genome shotgun sequence genome window below encodes:
- the FXN gene encoding frataxin, mitochondrial isoform X1 gives MWRPARAAARRLCEAAGARGALVAGPAASCRPLDSHLQQLDHVLKVKNRSVQFIDLRNAGTLNNKSSLDETTYEKLAEETLDSLADFFEDLADKPFTPEDYDVSFGNGVLTAKLGGDMGTYVINRQTPNKQIWLSSPTSGPKRYDWTGRNWVYSHDGVSLHELLAVELSAALKTKIDLSPLVYSGKGDT, from the exons ATGTGGAGGCCGGCGCGCGCTGCAGCCCGGCGCCTGTGCGAGGCCGCGGGAGCCCGTGGGGCGCTCGTGGCGGGACCCGCCGCCTCCTGCCGCCCGCTC GATTCGCATCTGCAACAATTAGACCATGTTCTAAAGGTTAAAAACAGAAGTGTTCAGTTTATTGATTTAAGAAATGCAGGAACTTTGAATAACAAAAG TTCTTTAGATGAGACTACTTATGAAAAACTTGCTGAAGAAACACTGGACTCATTAGCAGACTTCTTTGAGGATCTAGCAGACAAGCCTTTTACACCTGAAGATTATGATGTCTCCTTTGGG AATGGAGTTTTAACAGCTAAACTAGGTGGAGACATGGGAACCTATGTAATCAACAGGCAGACACCGAACAAGCAGATTTGGCTGTCCTCTCCTACTAG TGGGCCCAAACGTTACGACTGGACTGGAAGAAACTGGGTGTATTCTCATGATGGAGTATCTCTTCATGAACTACTAGCAGTGGAACTCTCAGCAGCATTAAAAACTAAAATAGACTTATCTCCTTTAGTATACTCTGGAAAAGGTGATACTTGA
- the FXN gene encoding frataxin, mitochondrial isoform X2, producing the protein MSERESASEDSHLQQLDHVLKVKNRSVQFIDLRNAGTLNNKSSLDETTYEKLAEETLDSLADFFEDLADKPFTPEDYDVSFGNGVLTAKLGGDMGTYVINRQTPNKQIWLSSPTSGPKRYDWTGRNWVYSHDGVSLHELLAVELSAALKTKIDLSPLVYSGKGDT; encoded by the exons ATGAGTGAGCGGGAGTCAGCGTCGGAG GATTCGCATCTGCAACAATTAGACCATGTTCTAAAGGTTAAAAACAGAAGTGTTCAGTTTATTGATTTAAGAAATGCAGGAACTTTGAATAACAAAAG TTCTTTAGATGAGACTACTTATGAAAAACTTGCTGAAGAAACACTGGACTCATTAGCAGACTTCTTTGAGGATCTAGCAGACAAGCCTTTTACACCTGAAGATTATGATGTCTCCTTTGGG AATGGAGTTTTAACAGCTAAACTAGGTGGAGACATGGGAACCTATGTAATCAACAGGCAGACACCGAACAAGCAGATTTGGCTGTCCTCTCCTACTAG TGGGCCCAAACGTTACGACTGGACTGGAAGAAACTGGGTGTATTCTCATGATGGAGTATCTCTTCATGAACTACTAGCAGTGGAACTCTCAGCAGCATTAAAAACTAAAATAGACTTATCTCCTTTAGTATACTCTGGAAAAGGTGATACTTGA